The Caloenas nicobarica isolate bCalNic1 chromosome Z, bCalNic1.hap1, whole genome shotgun sequence genome has a segment encoding these proteins:
- the PALM2AKAP2 gene encoding PALM2-AKAP2 fusion protein isoform X8: MEIEVPVSEHKSITTVASPHPIDNPTHFFSPAASHNGLKDRHESLDSEVAKEIRYLDEVLEANCCDSAVDNTFNGTSSPEPSAVSIMDGSGASVNVSNDSGPSESEENVADKQAPLVVEPREASITDENLKSNGHSLGGLKEDTRESLKVPGSPTSSNSSRRSSKDGETTLTTLKKEAKFELRAFHEDKKPSKLFEDEEEKEKYRVRKVRPSEEMMELEKERRELIKSQAVKKNPNIAAKWWNPPQEKTLEDQLDEEHLESHKKYKERKERQQQQGAAPASPKQASCSFVPPEPVNIKKEDIVTEQIDFSAARKQFQLMEHSGPSQCQAPPRRSGTPKMFSIKPFYKSLNSPNVDRPLSSVTRPVSVCGQTGQLEGNNATVVKAQKVSCTSEDDTSVQTTTADPVRELPYSDSSRAGQASKLWAEDGEFMSAKAVFTVVKDDGQGMLDQFPKSGSASSPPEELDSGLDDLSVRSQDTTVLETLSNDFSMDNISDSGASNETMSALQESSLADFSLPQTPQADTPAECRGEGISKSFSDPGCDSSSSALGDSMLINDQLEYHAGLLVQNAIQQAIAEQADKTICKEEEIPAEEISVKEQPTTLGPSPASKEQQNPMFKPPQVSSPVQEKKDTIPKTSKEEDSGLREGKSLQQSPVYSASQPFLVEESRHEVSYFSKYSEAAELRSTASILATQEPEVTVGPFKLRSRKQRTLSMIEEEIRAAQEREEELKRQRQGLQVAPSPVMKTAPPMPTRTVAYKTAPGKIEKIKPPPSPTTEGPVSQSDPLPEEPAGAQRPKNLMQTLMEDYETHKTKRRERMDDSSYTCKLLSSKVTSEVLEATRVNRRKSALALRWEAGIYANREEDE; the protein is encoded by the exons atggaaattgaAGTTCCAGTTTCTGAACATAAAAGCATCACCACAGTGGCTTCCCCACATCCCATAGACAATCCAACCCACTTCTTTTCCCCTGCTGCGAGCCACAATGGACTTAAGGATAGGCATGAATCTCTGGACAGTGAAGTTGCTAAAGAGATCAGGTACCTAGATGAAGTGCTGGAGGCAAATTGCTGTGATTCTGCTGTGGATAATACCTTTAATGGGACATCCTCTCCTGAACCAAGCGCAGTCTCTATTATGGATGGCTCAGGAGCATCTGTTAATGTCAGTAACGATTCAGGACCTAgtgaaagtgaagaaaatgtaGCCGACAAGCAGGCACCCTTGGTAGTTGAACCACGTGAAGCTAGCATAACAGATGAGAACCTGAAATCTAATGGCCATTCCTTGGGTGGACTGAAAGAAGACACCAGGGAGAGTCTGAAGGTGCCAGGAAGTCCCACTTCTTCAAACAGTTCTAGAAGATCCTCTAAGGATGGAGAAACAACTCTTACAACCCTTAAGAAAGAGGCTAAGTTTGAACTACGAGCCTTCCATGAAGACAAAAAGCCCTCAAAGCTCTTCgaagatgaggaagagaaggaaaaatacagggTCCGCAAAGTGAGACCATCAGAGGAAATGATGGaacttgaaaaggaaagaagggaacTCATTAAAAGCCAGGCTGTTAAGAAGAACCCCAACATTGCCGCCAAATGGTGGAACCCTCCCCAAGAGAAGACTCTGGAGGATCAACTGGATGAAGAGCATCTGGAGTCGCACAAGAAGTACAAGGAGCGCaaggagagacagcagcagcaaggtgCTGCACCAGCATCCCCAAAACAGGCCAGCTGCTCCTTTGTACCACCAGAACCTGTCAATATCAAGAAAGAGGATATTGTCACAGAGCAAATTGACTTCTCAGCTGCTAGAAAGCAGTTCCAGCTGATGGAGCATTCAGGTCCATCTCAGTGTCAGGCCCCACCGAGGCGGTCAGGAACACCCAAAATGTTCTCCATCAAGCCCTTCTACAAAAGCCTCAATTCTCCAAATGTAGACAGGCCACTGTCTTCTGTGACAAGACCCGTTTCAGTTTGTGGGCAAACAGGACAGCTTGAGGGTAACAATGCCACTGTTGTCAAAGCACAGAAGGTCTCCTGTACTTCAGAAGACGATACAAGTGTTCAGACTACCACTGCTGACCCAGTAAGAGAGTTACCATACAGTGAtagctccagagctggacaggcCTCAAAACTGTGGGCAGAGGATGGAGAATTCATGAGTGCGAAAGCGGTCTTCACGGTGGTGAAGGATGATGGACAGGGCATGCTGGACCAGTTCCCAAAGTCAGGCAGCGCCTCCTCTCCTCCAGAGGAGCTCGATTCCGGTTTGGATGACTTGTCTGTCAGGTCTCAGGATACCACTGTCTTGGAGACCCTTTCCAATGACTTCAGCATGGATAACATCAGTGACAGTGGTGCCTCCAATGAGACCATGAGCGCCCTGCAGGAAAGCTCGCTGGCTGATTTCTCGCTGCCGCAGACCCCGCAGGCCGACACTCCAGCGGAGTGCAGAGGTGAAGGCATCTCCAAGTCGTTCAGCGACCCAGGCTGTGACTCGTCCTCCTCCGCTTTGGGAGACTCCATGCTGATTAACGACCAGCTGGAGTACCACGCTGGCCTACTGGTTCAAAACGCCATCCAACAAGCCATAGCCGAGCAGGCAGATAAAACGATctgcaaggaagaagaaatcccAGCAGAGGAGATCTCAGTCAAAGAGCAGCCAACCACCCTTGGGCCATCTCCAGCCTCCAAGGAGCAGCAGAACCCAATGTTTAAGCCACCCCAGGTGTCTTCAcctgttcaagaaaaaaaggacaccATACCAAAGACTTCAAAAGAGGAAGACTCAGGActcagggaagggaagagttTGCAGCAGTCGCCTGTGTATTCAGCCAGCCAGCCATTCCTTGTGGAGGAAAGCAGGCATGAAGTCAGCTATTTCAGCAAGTATTCAGAGGCAGCTGAGCTGAGGAGCACCGCCTCCATCCTGGCCACGCAGGAGCCGGAGGTGACTGTGGGCCCTTTCAAGTTACGGTCAAGGAAGCAGAGGACTTTATCAATGATAGAAGAAGAGATCAGAGCAGCCCAGGAACGAGAAGAGGAGCTGAAGAGGCAGCGGCAAGGTCTGCAGGTGGCACCGAGCCCTGTTATGAAGACTGCACCACCAATGCCGACCAGAACCGTGGCTTACAAAACTGCACCAG GAAAGATAGAGAAGATCAAGCCTCCTCCATCCCCCACCACAGAAGGCCCTGTCTCGCAGTCTGACCCGCTGCCCGAGGAGCCTGCGGGAGCCCAGCGACCCAAGAACCTGATGCAGACCCTCATGGAGGATTATGAAACACACAAAACTAAGAGACGAGAAAGGATGGACGACAGCAGT TACACCTGTAAATTACTGTCTAGCAAGGTTACTTCTGAG GTCCTCGAGGCGACCAGGGTGAACCGCAGAAAGAGCGCTCTGGCGCTGCGTTGGGAAGCTGGCATTTACGCCAACCGGGAGGAGGACGAATAA
- the PALM2AKAP2 gene encoding PALM2-AKAP2 fusion protein isoform X7 — protein MFRYTAPWQVLCLSMEQGLRKSSRIPEDDIRLRKNREQNCANFLEPATVFATKEEKMEIEVPVSEHKSITTVASPHPIDNPTHFFSPAASHNGLKDRHESLDSEVAKEIRYLDEVLEANCCDSAVDNTFNGTSSPEPSAVSIMDGSGASVNVSNDSGPSESEENVADKQAPLVVEPREASITDENLKSNGHSLGGLKEDTRESLKVPGSPTSSNSSRRSSKDGETTLTTLKKEAKFELRAFHEDKKPSKLFEDEEEKEKYRVRKVRPSEEMMELEKERRELIKSQAVKKNPNIAAKWWNPPQEKTLEDQLDEEHLESHKKYKERKERQQQQGAAPASPKQASCSFVPPEPVNIKKEDIVTEQIDFSAARKQFQLMEHSGPSQCQAPPRRSGTPKMFSIKPFYKSLNSPNVDRPLSSVTRPVSVCGQTGQLEGNNATVVKAQKVSCTSEDDTSVQTTTADPVRELPYSDSSRAGQASKLWAEDGEFMSAKAVFTVVKDDGQGMLDQFPKSGSASSPPEELDSGLDDLSVRSQDTTVLETLSNDFSMDNISDSGASNETMSALQESSLADFSLPQTPQADTPAECRGEGISKSFSDPGCDSSSSALGDSMLINDQLEYHAGLLVQNAIQQAIAEQADKTICKEEEIPAEEISVKEQPTTLGPSPASKEQQNPMFKPPQVSSPVQEKKDTIPKTSKEEDSGLREGKSLQQSPVYSASQPFLVEESRHEVSYFSKYSEAAELRSTASILATQEPEVTVGPFKLRSRKQRTLSMIEEEIRAAQEREEELKRQRQGLQVAPSPVMKTAPPMPTRTVAYKTAPGKIEKIKPPPSPTTEGPVSQSDPLPEEPAGAQRPKNLMQTLMEDYETHKTKRRERMDDSSVLEATRVNRRKSALALRWEAGIYANREEDE, from the exons aaatcttCCAGAATCCCTGAAGATGACATCAggttgagaaaaaacagagagcaaAACTGTGCCAATTTCTTGGAGCCAGCAACTGTGTTTGCtacaaaggaagagaaaatggaaattgaAGTTCCAGTTTCTGAACATAAAAGCATCACCACAGTGGCTTCCCCACATCCCATAGACAATCCAACCCACTTCTTTTCCCCTGCTGCGAGCCACAATGGACTTAAGGATAGGCATGAATCTCTGGACAGTGAAGTTGCTAAAGAGATCAGGTACCTAGATGAAGTGCTGGAGGCAAATTGCTGTGATTCTGCTGTGGATAATACCTTTAATGGGACATCCTCTCCTGAACCAAGCGCAGTCTCTATTATGGATGGCTCAGGAGCATCTGTTAATGTCAGTAACGATTCAGGACCTAgtgaaagtgaagaaaatgtaGCCGACAAGCAGGCACCCTTGGTAGTTGAACCACGTGAAGCTAGCATAACAGATGAGAACCTGAAATCTAATGGCCATTCCTTGGGTGGACTGAAAGAAGACACCAGGGAGAGTCTGAAGGTGCCAGGAAGTCCCACTTCTTCAAACAGTTCTAGAAGATCCTCTAAGGATGGAGAAACAACTCTTACAACCCTTAAGAAAGAGGCTAAGTTTGAACTACGAGCCTTCCATGAAGACAAAAAGCCCTCAAAGCTCTTCgaagatgaggaagagaaggaaaaatacagggTCCGCAAAGTGAGACCATCAGAGGAAATGATGGaacttgaaaaggaaagaagggaacTCATTAAAAGCCAGGCTGTTAAGAAGAACCCCAACATTGCCGCCAAATGGTGGAACCCTCCCCAAGAGAAGACTCTGGAGGATCAACTGGATGAAGAGCATCTGGAGTCGCACAAGAAGTACAAGGAGCGCaaggagagacagcagcagcaaggtgCTGCACCAGCATCCCCAAAACAGGCCAGCTGCTCCTTTGTACCACCAGAACCTGTCAATATCAAGAAAGAGGATATTGTCACAGAGCAAATTGACTTCTCAGCTGCTAGAAAGCAGTTCCAGCTGATGGAGCATTCAGGTCCATCTCAGTGTCAGGCCCCACCGAGGCGGTCAGGAACACCCAAAATGTTCTCCATCAAGCCCTTCTACAAAAGCCTCAATTCTCCAAATGTAGACAGGCCACTGTCTTCTGTGACAAGACCCGTTTCAGTTTGTGGGCAAACAGGACAGCTTGAGGGTAACAATGCCACTGTTGTCAAAGCACAGAAGGTCTCCTGTACTTCAGAAGACGATACAAGTGTTCAGACTACCACTGCTGACCCAGTAAGAGAGTTACCATACAGTGAtagctccagagctggacaggcCTCAAAACTGTGGGCAGAGGATGGAGAATTCATGAGTGCGAAAGCGGTCTTCACGGTGGTGAAGGATGATGGACAGGGCATGCTGGACCAGTTCCCAAAGTCAGGCAGCGCCTCCTCTCCTCCAGAGGAGCTCGATTCCGGTTTGGATGACTTGTCTGTCAGGTCTCAGGATACCACTGTCTTGGAGACCCTTTCCAATGACTTCAGCATGGATAACATCAGTGACAGTGGTGCCTCCAATGAGACCATGAGCGCCCTGCAGGAAAGCTCGCTGGCTGATTTCTCGCTGCCGCAGACCCCGCAGGCCGACACTCCAGCGGAGTGCAGAGGTGAAGGCATCTCCAAGTCGTTCAGCGACCCAGGCTGTGACTCGTCCTCCTCCGCTTTGGGAGACTCCATGCTGATTAACGACCAGCTGGAGTACCACGCTGGCCTACTGGTTCAAAACGCCATCCAACAAGCCATAGCCGAGCAGGCAGATAAAACGATctgcaaggaagaagaaatcccAGCAGAGGAGATCTCAGTCAAAGAGCAGCCAACCACCCTTGGGCCATCTCCAGCCTCCAAGGAGCAGCAGAACCCAATGTTTAAGCCACCCCAGGTGTCTTCAcctgttcaagaaaaaaaggacaccATACCAAAGACTTCAAAAGAGGAAGACTCAGGActcagggaagggaagagttTGCAGCAGTCGCCTGTGTATTCAGCCAGCCAGCCATTCCTTGTGGAGGAAAGCAGGCATGAAGTCAGCTATTTCAGCAAGTATTCAGAGGCAGCTGAGCTGAGGAGCACCGCCTCCATCCTGGCCACGCAGGAGCCGGAGGTGACTGTGGGCCCTTTCAAGTTACGGTCAAGGAAGCAGAGGACTTTATCAATGATAGAAGAAGAGATCAGAGCAGCCCAGGAACGAGAAGAGGAGCTGAAGAGGCAGCGGCAAGGTCTGCAGGTGGCACCGAGCCCTGTTATGAAGACTGCACCACCAATGCCGACCAGAACCGTGGCTTACAAAACTGCACCAG GAAAGATAGAGAAGATCAAGCCTCCTCCATCCCCCACCACAGAAGGCCCTGTCTCGCAGTCTGACCCGCTGCCCGAGGAGCCTGCGGGAGCCCAGCGACCCAAGAACCTGATGCAGACCCTCATGGAGGATTATGAAACACACAAAACTAAGAGACGAGAAAGGATGGACGACAGCAGT GTCCTCGAGGCGACCAGGGTGAACCGCAGAAAGAGCGCTCTGGCGCTGCGTTGGGAAGCTGGCATTTACGCCAACCGGGAGGAGGACGAATAA
- the PALM2AKAP2 gene encoding PALM2-AKAP2 fusion protein isoform X6 has translation MFRYTAPWQVLCLSMEQGLRKSSRIPEDDIRLRKNREQNCANFLEPATVFATKEEKMEIEVPVSEHKSITTVASPHPIDNPTHFFSPAASHNGLKDRHESLDSEVAKEIRYLDEVLEANCCDSAVDNTFNGTSSPEPSAVSIMDGSGASVNVSNDSGPSESEENVADKQAPLVVEPREASITDENLKSNGHSLGGLKEDTRESLKVPGSPTSSNSSRRSSKDGETTLTTLKKEAKFELRAFHEDKKPSKLFEDEEEKEKYRVRKVRPSEEMMELEKERRELIKSQAVKKNPNIAAKWWNPPQEKTLEDQLDEEHLESHKKYKERKERQQQQGAAPASPKQASCSFVPPEPVNIKKEDIVTEQIDFSAARKQFQLMEHSGPSQCQAPPRRSGTPKMFSIKPFYKSLNSPNVDRPLSSVTRPVSVCGQTGQLEGNNATVVKAQKVSCTSEDDTSVQTTTADPVRELPYSDSSRAGQASKLWAEDGEFMSAKAVFTVVKDDGQGMLDQFPKSGSASSPPEELDSGLDDLSVRSQDTTVLETLSNDFSMDNISDSGASNETMSALQESSLADFSLPQTPQADTPAECRGEGISKSFSDPGCDSSSSALGDSMLINDQLEYHAGLLVQNAIQQAIAEQADKTICKEEEIPAEEISVKEQPTTLGPSPASKEQQNPMFKPPQVSSPVQEKKDTIPKTSKEEDSGLREGKSLQQSPVYSASQPFLVEESRHEVSYFSKYSEAAELRSTASILATQEPEVTVGPFKLRSRKQRTLSMIEEEIRAAQEREEELKRQRQGLQVAPSPVMKTAPPMPTRTVAYKTAPGKIEKIKPPPSPTTEGPVSQSDPLPEEPAGAQRPKNLMQTLMEDYETHKTKRRERMDDSSYTCKLLSSKVTSEVLEATRVNRRKSALALRWEAGIYANREEDE, from the exons aaatcttCCAGAATCCCTGAAGATGACATCAggttgagaaaaaacagagagcaaAACTGTGCCAATTTCTTGGAGCCAGCAACTGTGTTTGCtacaaaggaagagaaaatggaaattgaAGTTCCAGTTTCTGAACATAAAAGCATCACCACAGTGGCTTCCCCACATCCCATAGACAATCCAACCCACTTCTTTTCCCCTGCTGCGAGCCACAATGGACTTAAGGATAGGCATGAATCTCTGGACAGTGAAGTTGCTAAAGAGATCAGGTACCTAGATGAAGTGCTGGAGGCAAATTGCTGTGATTCTGCTGTGGATAATACCTTTAATGGGACATCCTCTCCTGAACCAAGCGCAGTCTCTATTATGGATGGCTCAGGAGCATCTGTTAATGTCAGTAACGATTCAGGACCTAgtgaaagtgaagaaaatgtaGCCGACAAGCAGGCACCCTTGGTAGTTGAACCACGTGAAGCTAGCATAACAGATGAGAACCTGAAATCTAATGGCCATTCCTTGGGTGGACTGAAAGAAGACACCAGGGAGAGTCTGAAGGTGCCAGGAAGTCCCACTTCTTCAAACAGTTCTAGAAGATCCTCTAAGGATGGAGAAACAACTCTTACAACCCTTAAGAAAGAGGCTAAGTTTGAACTACGAGCCTTCCATGAAGACAAAAAGCCCTCAAAGCTCTTCgaagatgaggaagagaaggaaaaatacagggTCCGCAAAGTGAGACCATCAGAGGAAATGATGGaacttgaaaaggaaagaagggaacTCATTAAAAGCCAGGCTGTTAAGAAGAACCCCAACATTGCCGCCAAATGGTGGAACCCTCCCCAAGAGAAGACTCTGGAGGATCAACTGGATGAAGAGCATCTGGAGTCGCACAAGAAGTACAAGGAGCGCaaggagagacagcagcagcaaggtgCTGCACCAGCATCCCCAAAACAGGCCAGCTGCTCCTTTGTACCACCAGAACCTGTCAATATCAAGAAAGAGGATATTGTCACAGAGCAAATTGACTTCTCAGCTGCTAGAAAGCAGTTCCAGCTGATGGAGCATTCAGGTCCATCTCAGTGTCAGGCCCCACCGAGGCGGTCAGGAACACCCAAAATGTTCTCCATCAAGCCCTTCTACAAAAGCCTCAATTCTCCAAATGTAGACAGGCCACTGTCTTCTGTGACAAGACCCGTTTCAGTTTGTGGGCAAACAGGACAGCTTGAGGGTAACAATGCCACTGTTGTCAAAGCACAGAAGGTCTCCTGTACTTCAGAAGACGATACAAGTGTTCAGACTACCACTGCTGACCCAGTAAGAGAGTTACCATACAGTGAtagctccagagctggacaggcCTCAAAACTGTGGGCAGAGGATGGAGAATTCATGAGTGCGAAAGCGGTCTTCACGGTGGTGAAGGATGATGGACAGGGCATGCTGGACCAGTTCCCAAAGTCAGGCAGCGCCTCCTCTCCTCCAGAGGAGCTCGATTCCGGTTTGGATGACTTGTCTGTCAGGTCTCAGGATACCACTGTCTTGGAGACCCTTTCCAATGACTTCAGCATGGATAACATCAGTGACAGTGGTGCCTCCAATGAGACCATGAGCGCCCTGCAGGAAAGCTCGCTGGCTGATTTCTCGCTGCCGCAGACCCCGCAGGCCGACACTCCAGCGGAGTGCAGAGGTGAAGGCATCTCCAAGTCGTTCAGCGACCCAGGCTGTGACTCGTCCTCCTCCGCTTTGGGAGACTCCATGCTGATTAACGACCAGCTGGAGTACCACGCTGGCCTACTGGTTCAAAACGCCATCCAACAAGCCATAGCCGAGCAGGCAGATAAAACGATctgcaaggaagaagaaatcccAGCAGAGGAGATCTCAGTCAAAGAGCAGCCAACCACCCTTGGGCCATCTCCAGCCTCCAAGGAGCAGCAGAACCCAATGTTTAAGCCACCCCAGGTGTCTTCAcctgttcaagaaaaaaaggacaccATACCAAAGACTTCAAAAGAGGAAGACTCAGGActcagggaagggaagagttTGCAGCAGTCGCCTGTGTATTCAGCCAGCCAGCCATTCCTTGTGGAGGAAAGCAGGCATGAAGTCAGCTATTTCAGCAAGTATTCAGAGGCAGCTGAGCTGAGGAGCACCGCCTCCATCCTGGCCACGCAGGAGCCGGAGGTGACTGTGGGCCCTTTCAAGTTACGGTCAAGGAAGCAGAGGACTTTATCAATGATAGAAGAAGAGATCAGAGCAGCCCAGGAACGAGAAGAGGAGCTGAAGAGGCAGCGGCAAGGTCTGCAGGTGGCACCGAGCCCTGTTATGAAGACTGCACCACCAATGCCGACCAGAACCGTGGCTTACAAAACTGCACCAG GAAAGATAGAGAAGATCAAGCCTCCTCCATCCCCCACCACAGAAGGCCCTGTCTCGCAGTCTGACCCGCTGCCCGAGGAGCCTGCGGGAGCCCAGCGACCCAAGAACCTGATGCAGACCCTCATGGAGGATTATGAAACACACAAAACTAAGAGACGAGAAAGGATGGACGACAGCAGT TACACCTGTAAATTACTGTCTAGCAAGGTTACTTCTGAG GTCCTCGAGGCGACCAGGGTGAACCGCAGAAAGAGCGCTCTGGCGCTGCGTTGGGAAGCTGGCATTTACGCCAACCGGGAGGAGGACGAATAA